From a region of the Bombus terrestris chromosome 8, iyBomTerr1.2, whole genome shotgun sequence genome:
- the LOC100652121 gene encoding calcium-independent phospholipase A2-gamma isoform X1 yields the protein MSLLRENSSSSSFKQLLNHFACLVVCTTYKRQLTDSATDKGYSGSVNKNKLLNRLNTLWKMKMSMQNHSKLLSQLKDYLNKAGYDKNLQIIFSKYWLDFLQRVTYSQINTLKKLSALEFSKHMNDNKDLGTKQGYNSKIEKEKVILNAPKEETLTTSLVQCKKQIHEDNVHESKLQNKAVSEIISEFLGALISNSVQSKTARLVVPPKWKVNIHKNIPKHSIASRTSHVLNTIITAESTASRWRRIEDLLAHIDQYPEARHYAIKGGAIRVLLKTRQKVKDEQTKASIREALAVLGYTEPLPGRGIRILSIDGGGVRGVLVIEMLKKLEQLTGKKTHELFDYICGVSTGAILAAALGGHKRKSLFQISELYKELSTKVFTQSAIKGTSNLVWSHGYYDTALWEKLLQENIGDKVLIKTVHDPAAPKFSAISAVVNQERVMAYVFRNYTLPHRVESLYLGSHKHKLWEAIRASAAAPSYFEEFKCGGYLHQDGGILVNNPCAVALHEAKELWPNNPIHCVVSFGTGRTPNQIYDNSKTTEIAISSWKDKFYKILDSATDTEAVHIMLNDLLPEDVYFRFNPYLTEMLSMVEIRPEKINQLEQDARMYIRRNEEKFQKAAEVLLQKRKLQQKIMDWITLQRKVSGL from the exons ATGAGTTTGCTTCGTGAAAATTCGTCATCGTCATCATTTAAGCAATTACTAAATCATTTTGCATGTCTTGTAGTATGTACGACTTACaaaag ACAGTTGACAGATAGTGCTACGGATAAAGGTTATAGTGGAagtgttaataaaaataaattattaaatcgttTAAATACTTTGTGGAAAATGAAGATGTCCATGCAGAATCACTCGAAGCTTTTATCGCAATTGAAAGATTATTTAAACAAAGCTGGTTatgataaaaatttacaaattatcttCTCCAAATATTGGTTAGATTTTCTACAAAGAGTAACATATTCACAAATAAATACTTTGAAGAAGTTGTCAGcacttgaattttcaaaacatATGAATGATAATAAAGATTTAGGTACAAAACAAGGCTACAAtagtaaaatagaaaaagaaaaggtaaTATTGAATGCTCCAAAAGAAGAGACATTAACTACCAGCCTTGTTCAATGTAAAAAG CAAATTCACGAAGATAATGTACATGAGAGTAAACTTCAAAACAAAGCAGTATCAGAAATTATTTCTGAGTTTCTTGGTGCATTGATATCTAATTCTGTACAAAGTAAAACAGCCAGATTAGTTGTACCACCAAAGTGGAaagtaaatattcataaaaatataccaAAACACAGTATTGCATCTAGAACAAGTCATGTCTTGAATACTATAATAACTGCTGAATCAACTGCTTCACGTTGGAGAAGGATCGAAGATTTATTAGCACACATTGATCAATATCCAGAAGCTAGACATTATGCGATTAAAGGAGGGGCAATAAGAGTATTGCTTAAAACTAGACAAAAGGTTAAAGATGAACAAACAAAAG CATCTATTAGAGAAGCGCtagcagtattgggttataccGAACCATTGCCTGGCAGAGGTATTAGAATTCTTTCCATTGATGGTGGGGGTGTGCGTGGAGTATTAGTTatagaaatgttaaaaaaaCTTGAGCAATTGACAGGCAAGAAAACTCATGAACTGTTCGATTACATATGTGGTGTGAGTACAGGAGCTATTCTTGCTGCTGCTTTAG GTGGACATAAACGAAAATCATTGTTTCAAATATCTGAATTATACAAGGAACTAAGTACTAAAGTGTTTACTCAAAGTGCAATAAAAGGTACGAGTAATTTGGTATGGAGCCATGGATATTATGATACAGCACTCTGGGAAAAATTACTGCAAGAGAATATAGGAGACAAAGTTCTTATAAAAACAGTTCATGATCCTGCTGCTCCAAAA TTTTCAGCTATATCTGCTGTTGTAAACCAAGAACGTGTAATGGCCTATGTATTTAGAAATTATACTTTACCTCATAGGGTCGAAAGTTTATATCTAGGATCTCATAAACATAAATTGTGGGAAGCTATTAGAGCATCTGCAGCAGCGCCTAGTTATTTTGAAGAATTTAAATGTGGTGGATACCTTCATCAGGATGGAG GTATACTGGTAAACAATCCATGTGCAGTTGCATTACATGAAGCTAAAGAATTATGGCCAAATAATCCAATTCATTGTGTGGTTTCATTTGGAACTGGTCGCACGCCAAATCAAATTTATGACAACAGCAAAACGACAGAAATAGCGATTTCAAGTTGGAAAGacaagttttataaaattttggaTAGCGCGACAGATACCGAAG CTGTGCATATTATGTTGAACGATCTGCTGCCTGAAGACGTTTACTTCCGTTTCAATCCATATTTAACGGAGATGTTGTCGATGGTAGAAATACGTCCTGAGAAAATCAATCAACTAGAACAAGATGCAAGAATGTATATACGTAGAAATGAAGAAAAGTTTCAAAAAGCTGCTGAAGTTTTATTACAGAAGAGAAAACTCCAACAAAAAATCATGGATTGGATTACATTACAAAGAAAAGTTTCAGGTCTATGA
- the LOC100652121 gene encoding calcium-independent phospholipase A2-gamma isoform X4, giving the protein MSCSIQLTDSATDKGYSGSVNKNKLLNRLNTLWKMKMSMQNHSKLLSQLKDYLNKAGYDKNLQIIFSKYWLDFLQRVTYSQINTLKKLSALEFSKHMNDNKDLGTKQGYNSKIEKEKVILNAPKEETLTTSLVQCKKQIHEDNVHESKLQNKAVSEIISEFLGALISNSVQSKTARLVVPPKWKVNIHKNIPKHSIASRTSHVLNTIITAESTASRWRRIEDLLAHIDQYPEARHYAIKGGAIRVLLKTRQKVKDEQTKASIREALAVLGYTEPLPGRGIRILSIDGGGVRGVLVIEMLKKLEQLTGKKTHELFDYICGVSTGAILAAALGGHKRKSLFQISELYKELSTKVFTQSAIKGTSNLVWSHGYYDTALWEKLLQENIGDKVLIKTVHDPAAPKFSAISAVVNQERVMAYVFRNYTLPHRVESLYLGSHKHKLWEAIRASAAAPSYFEEFKCGGYLHQDGGILVNNPCAVALHEAKELWPNNPIHCVVSFGTGRTPNQIYDNSKTTEIAISSWKDKFYKILDSATDTEAVHIMLNDLLPEDVYFRFNPYLTEMLSMVEIRPEKINQLEQDARMYIRRNEEKFQKAAEVLLQKRKLQQKIMDWITLQRKVSGL; this is encoded by the exons ATGTCTTGTAGTAT ACAGTTGACAGATAGTGCTACGGATAAAGGTTATAGTGGAagtgttaataaaaataaattattaaatcgttTAAATACTTTGTGGAAAATGAAGATGTCCATGCAGAATCACTCGAAGCTTTTATCGCAATTGAAAGATTATTTAAACAAAGCTGGTTatgataaaaatttacaaattatcttCTCCAAATATTGGTTAGATTTTCTACAAAGAGTAACATATTCACAAATAAATACTTTGAAGAAGTTGTCAGcacttgaattttcaaaacatATGAATGATAATAAAGATTTAGGTACAAAACAAGGCTACAAtagtaaaatagaaaaagaaaaggtaaTATTGAATGCTCCAAAAGAAGAGACATTAACTACCAGCCTTGTTCAATGTAAAAAG CAAATTCACGAAGATAATGTACATGAGAGTAAACTTCAAAACAAAGCAGTATCAGAAATTATTTCTGAGTTTCTTGGTGCATTGATATCTAATTCTGTACAAAGTAAAACAGCCAGATTAGTTGTACCACCAAAGTGGAaagtaaatattcataaaaatataccaAAACACAGTATTGCATCTAGAACAAGTCATGTCTTGAATACTATAATAACTGCTGAATCAACTGCTTCACGTTGGAGAAGGATCGAAGATTTATTAGCACACATTGATCAATATCCAGAAGCTAGACATTATGCGATTAAAGGAGGGGCAATAAGAGTATTGCTTAAAACTAGACAAAAGGTTAAAGATGAACAAACAAAAG CATCTATTAGAGAAGCGCtagcagtattgggttataccGAACCATTGCCTGGCAGAGGTATTAGAATTCTTTCCATTGATGGTGGGGGTGTGCGTGGAGTATTAGTTatagaaatgttaaaaaaaCTTGAGCAATTGACAGGCAAGAAAACTCATGAACTGTTCGATTACATATGTGGTGTGAGTACAGGAGCTATTCTTGCTGCTGCTTTAG GTGGACATAAACGAAAATCATTGTTTCAAATATCTGAATTATACAAGGAACTAAGTACTAAAGTGTTTACTCAAAGTGCAATAAAAGGTACGAGTAATTTGGTATGGAGCCATGGATATTATGATACAGCACTCTGGGAAAAATTACTGCAAGAGAATATAGGAGACAAAGTTCTTATAAAAACAGTTCATGATCCTGCTGCTCCAAAA TTTTCAGCTATATCTGCTGTTGTAAACCAAGAACGTGTAATGGCCTATGTATTTAGAAATTATACTTTACCTCATAGGGTCGAAAGTTTATATCTAGGATCTCATAAACATAAATTGTGGGAAGCTATTAGAGCATCTGCAGCAGCGCCTAGTTATTTTGAAGAATTTAAATGTGGTGGATACCTTCATCAGGATGGAG GTATACTGGTAAACAATCCATGTGCAGTTGCATTACATGAAGCTAAAGAATTATGGCCAAATAATCCAATTCATTGTGTGGTTTCATTTGGAACTGGTCGCACGCCAAATCAAATTTATGACAACAGCAAAACGACAGAAATAGCGATTTCAAGTTGGAAAGacaagttttataaaattttggaTAGCGCGACAGATACCGAAG CTGTGCATATTATGTTGAACGATCTGCTGCCTGAAGACGTTTACTTCCGTTTCAATCCATATTTAACGGAGATGTTGTCGATGGTAGAAATACGTCCTGAGAAAATCAATCAACTAGAACAAGATGCAAGAATGTATATACGTAGAAATGAAGAAAAGTTTCAAAAAGCTGCTGAAGTTTTATTACAGAAGAGAAAACTCCAACAAAAAATCATGGATTGGATTACATTACAAAGAAAAGTTTCAGGTCTATGA
- the LOC100652121 gene encoding calcium-independent phospholipase A2-gamma isoform X2, translating into MSLLRENSSSSSFKQLLNHFACLVVCTTYKRQLTDSATDKGYSGSVNKNKLLNRLNTLWKMKMSMQNHSKLLSQLKDYLNKAGYDKNLQIIFSKYWLDFLQRVTYSQINTLKKLSALEFSKHMNDNKDLGTKQGYNSKIEKEKVILNAPKEETLTTSLVQCKKQIHEDNVHESKLQNKAVSEIISEFLGALISNSVQSKTARLVVPPKWKVNIHKNIPKHSIASRTSHVLNTIITAESTASRWRRIEDLLAHIDQYPEARHYAIKGGAIRVLLKTRQKVKDEQTKASIREALAVLGYTEPLPGRGIRILSIDGGGVRGVLVIEMLKKLEQLTGKKTHELFDYICGVSTGAILAAALGGHKRKSLFQISELYKELSTKVFTQSAIKGTSNLVWSHGYYDTALWEKLLQENIGDKVLIKTVHDPAAPKFSAISAVVNQERVMAYVFRNYTLPHRVESLYLGSHKHKLWEAIRASAAAPSYFEEFKCGGYLHQDGGILVNNPCAVALHEAKELWPNNPIHCVVSFGTGRTPNQIYDNSKTTEIAISSWKDKFYKILDSATDTEAVHIMLNDLLPEDVYFRFNPYLTEMLSMVEIRPEKINQLEQDARMYIRRNEEKFQKAAEVLLQKRKLQQKIMDWITLQRKVSD; encoded by the exons ATGAGTTTGCTTCGTGAAAATTCGTCATCGTCATCATTTAAGCAATTACTAAATCATTTTGCATGTCTTGTAGTATGTACGACTTACaaaag ACAGTTGACAGATAGTGCTACGGATAAAGGTTATAGTGGAagtgttaataaaaataaattattaaatcgttTAAATACTTTGTGGAAAATGAAGATGTCCATGCAGAATCACTCGAAGCTTTTATCGCAATTGAAAGATTATTTAAACAAAGCTGGTTatgataaaaatttacaaattatcttCTCCAAATATTGGTTAGATTTTCTACAAAGAGTAACATATTCACAAATAAATACTTTGAAGAAGTTGTCAGcacttgaattttcaaaacatATGAATGATAATAAAGATTTAGGTACAAAACAAGGCTACAAtagtaaaatagaaaaagaaaaggtaaTATTGAATGCTCCAAAAGAAGAGACATTAACTACCAGCCTTGTTCAATGTAAAAAG CAAATTCACGAAGATAATGTACATGAGAGTAAACTTCAAAACAAAGCAGTATCAGAAATTATTTCTGAGTTTCTTGGTGCATTGATATCTAATTCTGTACAAAGTAAAACAGCCAGATTAGTTGTACCACCAAAGTGGAaagtaaatattcataaaaatataccaAAACACAGTATTGCATCTAGAACAAGTCATGTCTTGAATACTATAATAACTGCTGAATCAACTGCTTCACGTTGGAGAAGGATCGAAGATTTATTAGCACACATTGATCAATATCCAGAAGCTAGACATTATGCGATTAAAGGAGGGGCAATAAGAGTATTGCTTAAAACTAGACAAAAGGTTAAAGATGAACAAACAAAAG CATCTATTAGAGAAGCGCtagcagtattgggttataccGAACCATTGCCTGGCAGAGGTATTAGAATTCTTTCCATTGATGGTGGGGGTGTGCGTGGAGTATTAGTTatagaaatgttaaaaaaaCTTGAGCAATTGACAGGCAAGAAAACTCATGAACTGTTCGATTACATATGTGGTGTGAGTACAGGAGCTATTCTTGCTGCTGCTTTAG GTGGACATAAACGAAAATCATTGTTTCAAATATCTGAATTATACAAGGAACTAAGTACTAAAGTGTTTACTCAAAGTGCAATAAAAGGTACGAGTAATTTGGTATGGAGCCATGGATATTATGATACAGCACTCTGGGAAAAATTACTGCAAGAGAATATAGGAGACAAAGTTCTTATAAAAACAGTTCATGATCCTGCTGCTCCAAAA TTTTCAGCTATATCTGCTGTTGTAAACCAAGAACGTGTAATGGCCTATGTATTTAGAAATTATACTTTACCTCATAGGGTCGAAAGTTTATATCTAGGATCTCATAAACATAAATTGTGGGAAGCTATTAGAGCATCTGCAGCAGCGCCTAGTTATTTTGAAGAATTTAAATGTGGTGGATACCTTCATCAGGATGGAG GTATACTGGTAAACAATCCATGTGCAGTTGCATTACATGAAGCTAAAGAATTATGGCCAAATAATCCAATTCATTGTGTGGTTTCATTTGGAACTGGTCGCACGCCAAATCAAATTTATGACAACAGCAAAACGACAGAAATAGCGATTTCAAGTTGGAAAGacaagttttataaaattttggaTAGCGCGACAGATACCGAAG CTGTGCATATTATGTTGAACGATCTGCTGCCTGAAGACGTTTACTTCCGTTTCAATCCATATTTAACGGAGATGTTGTCGATGGTAGAAATACGTCCTGAGAAAATCAATCAACTAGAACAAGATGCAAGAATGTATATACGTAGAAATGAAGAAAAGTTTCAAAAAGCTGCTGAAGTTTTATTACAGAAGAGAAAACTCCAACAAAAAATCATGGATTGGATTACATTACAAAGAAAAGTTTCAG attGA
- the LOC100652121 gene encoding calcium-independent phospholipase A2-gamma isoform X3, with the protein MTRNVIKYYHSVKYYQRFLLLSRQLTDSATDKGYSGSVNKNKLLNRLNTLWKMKMSMQNHSKLLSQLKDYLNKAGYDKNLQIIFSKYWLDFLQRVTYSQINTLKKLSALEFSKHMNDNKDLGTKQGYNSKIEKEKVILNAPKEETLTTSLVQCKKQIHEDNVHESKLQNKAVSEIISEFLGALISNSVQSKTARLVVPPKWKVNIHKNIPKHSIASRTSHVLNTIITAESTASRWRRIEDLLAHIDQYPEARHYAIKGGAIRVLLKTRQKVKDEQTKASIREALAVLGYTEPLPGRGIRILSIDGGGVRGVLVIEMLKKLEQLTGKKTHELFDYICGVSTGAILAAALGGHKRKSLFQISELYKELSTKVFTQSAIKGTSNLVWSHGYYDTALWEKLLQENIGDKVLIKTVHDPAAPKFSAISAVVNQERVMAYVFRNYTLPHRVESLYLGSHKHKLWEAIRASAAAPSYFEEFKCGGYLHQDGGILVNNPCAVALHEAKELWPNNPIHCVVSFGTGRTPNQIYDNSKTTEIAISSWKDKFYKILDSATDTEAVHIMLNDLLPEDVYFRFNPYLTEMLSMVEIRPEKINQLEQDARMYIRRNEEKFQKAAEVLLQKRKLQQKIMDWITLQRKVSGL; encoded by the exons ATGACacgaaatgttataaaatattatcacaGTGTGAAATATTATCAAAGGTTTCTCCTTTTATCAAG ACAGTTGACAGATAGTGCTACGGATAAAGGTTATAGTGGAagtgttaataaaaataaattattaaatcgttTAAATACTTTGTGGAAAATGAAGATGTCCATGCAGAATCACTCGAAGCTTTTATCGCAATTGAAAGATTATTTAAACAAAGCTGGTTatgataaaaatttacaaattatcttCTCCAAATATTGGTTAGATTTTCTACAAAGAGTAACATATTCACAAATAAATACTTTGAAGAAGTTGTCAGcacttgaattttcaaaacatATGAATGATAATAAAGATTTAGGTACAAAACAAGGCTACAAtagtaaaatagaaaaagaaaaggtaaTATTGAATGCTCCAAAAGAAGAGACATTAACTACCAGCCTTGTTCAATGTAAAAAG CAAATTCACGAAGATAATGTACATGAGAGTAAACTTCAAAACAAAGCAGTATCAGAAATTATTTCTGAGTTTCTTGGTGCATTGATATCTAATTCTGTACAAAGTAAAACAGCCAGATTAGTTGTACCACCAAAGTGGAaagtaaatattcataaaaatataccaAAACACAGTATTGCATCTAGAACAAGTCATGTCTTGAATACTATAATAACTGCTGAATCAACTGCTTCACGTTGGAGAAGGATCGAAGATTTATTAGCACACATTGATCAATATCCAGAAGCTAGACATTATGCGATTAAAGGAGGGGCAATAAGAGTATTGCTTAAAACTAGACAAAAGGTTAAAGATGAACAAACAAAAG CATCTATTAGAGAAGCGCtagcagtattgggttataccGAACCATTGCCTGGCAGAGGTATTAGAATTCTTTCCATTGATGGTGGGGGTGTGCGTGGAGTATTAGTTatagaaatgttaaaaaaaCTTGAGCAATTGACAGGCAAGAAAACTCATGAACTGTTCGATTACATATGTGGTGTGAGTACAGGAGCTATTCTTGCTGCTGCTTTAG GTGGACATAAACGAAAATCATTGTTTCAAATATCTGAATTATACAAGGAACTAAGTACTAAAGTGTTTACTCAAAGTGCAATAAAAGGTACGAGTAATTTGGTATGGAGCCATGGATATTATGATACAGCACTCTGGGAAAAATTACTGCAAGAGAATATAGGAGACAAAGTTCTTATAAAAACAGTTCATGATCCTGCTGCTCCAAAA TTTTCAGCTATATCTGCTGTTGTAAACCAAGAACGTGTAATGGCCTATGTATTTAGAAATTATACTTTACCTCATAGGGTCGAAAGTTTATATCTAGGATCTCATAAACATAAATTGTGGGAAGCTATTAGAGCATCTGCAGCAGCGCCTAGTTATTTTGAAGAATTTAAATGTGGTGGATACCTTCATCAGGATGGAG GTATACTGGTAAACAATCCATGTGCAGTTGCATTACATGAAGCTAAAGAATTATGGCCAAATAATCCAATTCATTGTGTGGTTTCATTTGGAACTGGTCGCACGCCAAATCAAATTTATGACAACAGCAAAACGACAGAAATAGCGATTTCAAGTTGGAAAGacaagttttataaaattttggaTAGCGCGACAGATACCGAAG CTGTGCATATTATGTTGAACGATCTGCTGCCTGAAGACGTTTACTTCCGTTTCAATCCATATTTAACGGAGATGTTGTCGATGGTAGAAATACGTCCTGAGAAAATCAATCAACTAGAACAAGATGCAAGAATGTATATACGTAGAAATGAAGAAAAGTTTCAAAAAGCTGCTGAAGTTTTATTACAGAAGAGAAAACTCCAACAAAAAATCATGGATTGGATTACATTACAAAGAAAAGTTTCAGGTCTATGA
- the LOC100652121 gene encoding calcium-independent phospholipase A2-gamma isoform X5 has product MKMSMQNHSKLLSQLKDYLNKAGYDKNLQIIFSKYWLDFLQRVTYSQINTLKKLSALEFSKHMNDNKDLGTKQGYNSKIEKEKVILNAPKEETLTTSLVQCKKQIHEDNVHESKLQNKAVSEIISEFLGALISNSVQSKTARLVVPPKWKVNIHKNIPKHSIASRTSHVLNTIITAESTASRWRRIEDLLAHIDQYPEARHYAIKGGAIRVLLKTRQKVKDEQTKASIREALAVLGYTEPLPGRGIRILSIDGGGVRGVLVIEMLKKLEQLTGKKTHELFDYICGVSTGAILAAALGGHKRKSLFQISELYKELSTKVFTQSAIKGTSNLVWSHGYYDTALWEKLLQENIGDKVLIKTVHDPAAPKFSAISAVVNQERVMAYVFRNYTLPHRVESLYLGSHKHKLWEAIRASAAAPSYFEEFKCGGYLHQDGGILVNNPCAVALHEAKELWPNNPIHCVVSFGTGRTPNQIYDNSKTTEIAISSWKDKFYKILDSATDTEAVHIMLNDLLPEDVYFRFNPYLTEMLSMVEIRPEKINQLEQDARMYIRRNEEKFQKAAEVLLQKRKLQQKIMDWITLQRKVSGL; this is encoded by the exons ATGAAGATGTCCATGCAGAATCACTCGAAGCTTTTATCGCAATTGAAAGATTATTTAAACAAAGCTGGTTatgataaaaatttacaaattatcttCTCCAAATATTGGTTAGATTTTCTACAAAGAGTAACATATTCACAAATAAATACTTTGAAGAAGTTGTCAGcacttgaattttcaaaacatATGAATGATAATAAAGATTTAGGTACAAAACAAGGCTACAAtagtaaaatagaaaaagaaaaggtaaTATTGAATGCTCCAAAAGAAGAGACATTAACTACCAGCCTTGTTCAATGTAAAAAG CAAATTCACGAAGATAATGTACATGAGAGTAAACTTCAAAACAAAGCAGTATCAGAAATTATTTCTGAGTTTCTTGGTGCATTGATATCTAATTCTGTACAAAGTAAAACAGCCAGATTAGTTGTACCACCAAAGTGGAaagtaaatattcataaaaatataccaAAACACAGTATTGCATCTAGAACAAGTCATGTCTTGAATACTATAATAACTGCTGAATCAACTGCTTCACGTTGGAGAAGGATCGAAGATTTATTAGCACACATTGATCAATATCCAGAAGCTAGACATTATGCGATTAAAGGAGGGGCAATAAGAGTATTGCTTAAAACTAGACAAAAGGTTAAAGATGAACAAACAAAAG CATCTATTAGAGAAGCGCtagcagtattgggttataccGAACCATTGCCTGGCAGAGGTATTAGAATTCTTTCCATTGATGGTGGGGGTGTGCGTGGAGTATTAGTTatagaaatgttaaaaaaaCTTGAGCAATTGACAGGCAAGAAAACTCATGAACTGTTCGATTACATATGTGGTGTGAGTACAGGAGCTATTCTTGCTGCTGCTTTAG GTGGACATAAACGAAAATCATTGTTTCAAATATCTGAATTATACAAGGAACTAAGTACTAAAGTGTTTACTCAAAGTGCAATAAAAGGTACGAGTAATTTGGTATGGAGCCATGGATATTATGATACAGCACTCTGGGAAAAATTACTGCAAGAGAATATAGGAGACAAAGTTCTTATAAAAACAGTTCATGATCCTGCTGCTCCAAAA TTTTCAGCTATATCTGCTGTTGTAAACCAAGAACGTGTAATGGCCTATGTATTTAGAAATTATACTTTACCTCATAGGGTCGAAAGTTTATATCTAGGATCTCATAAACATAAATTGTGGGAAGCTATTAGAGCATCTGCAGCAGCGCCTAGTTATTTTGAAGAATTTAAATGTGGTGGATACCTTCATCAGGATGGAG GTATACTGGTAAACAATCCATGTGCAGTTGCATTACATGAAGCTAAAGAATTATGGCCAAATAATCCAATTCATTGTGTGGTTTCATTTGGAACTGGTCGCACGCCAAATCAAATTTATGACAACAGCAAAACGACAGAAATAGCGATTTCAAGTTGGAAAGacaagttttataaaattttggaTAGCGCGACAGATACCGAAG CTGTGCATATTATGTTGAACGATCTGCTGCCTGAAGACGTTTACTTCCGTTTCAATCCATATTTAACGGAGATGTTGTCGATGGTAGAAATACGTCCTGAGAAAATCAATCAACTAGAACAAGATGCAAGAATGTATATACGTAGAAATGAAGAAAAGTTTCAAAAAGCTGCTGAAGTTTTATTACAGAAGAGAAAACTCCAACAAAAAATCATGGATTGGATTACATTACAAAGAAAAGTTTCAGGTCTATGA